The Corallococcus soli genome includes a window with the following:
- a CDS encoding THUMP domain-containing class I SAM-dependent RNA methyltransferase → MTDARTQTGEEVIYVSTLPGLEPALEAEARACGLGPRRVEGGAEFVGPPGLYQTANLHLRTASRVLLRLGTFKAPTADGLVRELAALPLQDFWDGKTPPRVSVTLHRSAAPGPNVVLESAAVAWGVKEVLRAGPHLDEEGGAPGLTLLVRGEGDRWTVSVDTSGEPLHQRGYRQEVGRAPLRETLAAGLLGLAGYTGDVPLVDPMCGSGTFLVEGAWMSQRKAPGLLRTFAFQSFPAFDKEAWARRRAEAEAGALAEPRVAIRGYDINAGALGTARRNAKRAGVTLTLERHDLRTLKAPSEGPGLVVANPPYGKRVGEDLDLPDLYRALGATLNGAFRGWRKAIIIPDEPKLLAALGLEGARTVDVKNGGLPCLLVLAGPA, encoded by the coding sequence GTGACGGACGCGCGCACCCAGACGGGCGAGGAAGTCATCTACGTGTCCACGCTGCCCGGGCTGGAGCCCGCGCTGGAGGCGGAGGCCCGCGCCTGTGGGCTGGGCCCCCGCCGCGTGGAGGGGGGCGCCGAGTTCGTGGGGCCGCCGGGCCTGTACCAGACGGCGAACCTGCACCTGCGCACCGCCAGTCGCGTGCTCCTGCGCCTGGGCACCTTCAAGGCGCCCACGGCGGACGGGCTGGTGCGCGAGCTGGCCGCGCTGCCCCTCCAGGACTTCTGGGACGGCAAGACGCCGCCCCGGGTGTCGGTGACGCTGCACCGCTCCGCGGCGCCGGGACCCAACGTGGTGCTGGAGTCCGCAGCGGTGGCCTGGGGCGTGAAGGAGGTGCTGCGAGCGGGGCCGCACCTGGACGAGGAGGGGGGCGCGCCAGGGCTCACGCTGCTCGTGCGCGGGGAAGGGGACCGGTGGACGGTGAGCGTGGACACCTCCGGGGAGCCGCTGCACCAGCGCGGCTACCGGCAGGAGGTGGGGCGCGCGCCGCTGCGCGAGACGCTGGCGGCGGGCCTGTTGGGGCTCGCGGGCTACACGGGGGACGTGCCCCTGGTGGATCCGATGTGCGGCTCGGGCACCTTCCTGGTGGAGGGCGCGTGGATGTCCCAGCGCAAGGCCCCGGGGCTGCTGCGCACGTTCGCCTTCCAGTCGTTCCCCGCGTTCGACAAGGAAGCGTGGGCGCGCCGCCGCGCGGAGGCGGAGGCGGGCGCGCTGGCCGAGCCGCGCGTGGCCATCCGGGGCTATGACATCAACGCGGGCGCGCTGGGGACGGCGCGGCGCAACGCGAAGCGTGCGGGGGTGACGCTGACGCTGGAGCGGCACGACCTGCGCACGTTGAAGGCGCCGTCGGAGGGGCCCGGACTGGTGGTGGCCAATCCGCCCTACGGCAAGCGCGTGGGCGAGGACCTGGACCTGCCGGACCTCTACCGCGCGCTGGGCGCCACGTTGAACGGTGCGTTCCGGGGCTGGCGCAAGGCCATCATCATCCCCGACGAGCCGAAGCTGCTGGCCGCGCTGGGGCTGGAGGGTGCGCGGACGGTGGACGTGAAGAACGGCGGCCTGCCGTGTCTGCTGGTGCTGGCCGGGCCCGCCTGA